TCCCTATGATGAAGCATGAAAACCGCCACAGGCTTAGTCTTTGGCGGTTTTTCATTTAAATGGAAATTAATAAAATTCTGGCCTGCGATCGGTAAAGATAGGAATCCTGCTCCTTGCCTCCGTAACCTCGACGAGATCGATTTCGGCAGTAAGGATTTCCTCTCCTTCCCCAGCTTCAGCGATTACTTCACCCCATGGATTAATAACCATCGAATGGCCGGCGAATGTATTGTTGGGGTCAGAGCCAGCACGGTTGCAGGCAACCACAAAGCATTGGTTCTCAATCGCACGGGCGATGAGCAATGCCCTCCAGTGCTCCATACGCTGGATAGGCCATTCAGCGACTACAAACATCGCTTCGACATCATCTAGTGCATGGGCACGGACCCATTCAGGGAACCTGATATCATAGCAGATCAGGCCGGCAAATTTATGGTCATCCAAGGAAAACAGCCCTTTTCCCTTTCCGGCAGCCAGGTGCAAATGCTCATCCATCAGCTTGAACAAATGAAGCTTGCTATAGGTTCCTGCCTGATCTCCATTTTTGTCGAATACAAGAAGTGTATTTTCAATGCCTGATTCTGTTTTATTGGCAACAGATCCGCCAATGAAATGCGAATTGTATTTCACAGCTGCATCCTTGAAAAACGCTTTGGCTGTTTGTGCCCCTGCTTCTGCTGTGGTTTTTAAATTATCGAGATCATATCCGGTAGTCCATAGTTCGGGGAGGACTGTAATATCAGGTTTTTGGGCATTTGCCTGTTCCATCAGTTTAGCTGCATGTTTGTAGTTATTTGCAGGATCCCCAAACGCAATATCCATTTGCAGACAAGCTATTTTAAATTTCATCATTGATCACCGCCATAATTTCTGAAAATTATTTCTTTACAAGTTACTATTTACGTTATATCATTTGTGACTAGAATTTCAAATTAAAATTTTCAAATAATAATATATTTCCTAAGCAGGTGAGAAAAAATGGAATTTACACAATCGGATTTACTGAAAAGCCTGCCCAAGCAATTTTTTGCTTCACTGGTGCAAAAGGTTGGCGCATATACAGAAAAAGGGGCAGACATTATCAATCTGGGGCAGGGAAACCCTGACCAACCGACACCAACGCATATTGTTGAAAAATTGAAGCGAGCTGGAGAGAATCCGGTGAACCATAAATATTCCCCCTTCAGAGGACAGCGTTCGTTAAAAGAGGCTGCGGCAGCATTTTATAAAAGGGAGTACGGAGTTGACCTTGATCCAGAAGAAGAAATTGCCATCCTATTCGGAGGCAAGGCCGGCCTAGTAGAAATTCCTCAATGTCTGTTGAATCCTGGGGATACGATTCTTGTTCCTGATCCCGGCTATCCTGACTACTGGTCTGGAGTCGAGCTGGCCAGGGCAAAGATGGTAACGATGCCACTTCGTGAAGAGAATGATTTTCTCCCTGATTATGATGAGTTAACTGCCGAACAATTGGAAAAAGCGAAGCTGATGTTTCTTAACTATCCCAATAATCCTACAGGTGCAGTGGCCGATAAAGAGTTTTTTGACCAGACAATCGAGCTGGCTCGAAAAAATGAAATCTGTGTAGTGCACGATTTTGCGTATGGAGCAATTGGCTTTGATGGGAACCGCCCGCAAAGCTTTTTACAGTCCGAAGGCGCGAAGGACGTAGGAATCGAAATTTATACGCTGTCCAAAACCTATAACATGGCAGGTTGGCGTGTTGGTTTTGCGGCAGGTAATAAGAGTGTGATTGCCGCAATCAATTTGCTGCAGGACCATATGTATGTCAGCTTGTTTGGTGCGGTGCAGGAAGCAGCAGCGGAAGCTTTGCTGGGACCCCAGGAATGCGTCGCTGAGTTGAATGATTTATATGAATCTAGAAGAAACGTACTTATTGACGGTCTGACAAAGATTGGCTGGCAGGTGTCTGCCCCAAAAGGCTCATTTTTTGCCTGGCTGAAGGTTCCGGAACCATTCACTTCAGTTGGATTCGCGGATTACTTGCTGGAAAAAGCACACATAGCCGTTGCACCTGGCGTAGGCTTCGGTGAGCATGGTGAGGGTTTTGTGAGGGTTGGCTTGCTGACTTCGGAAGAGAGAATGCGTGAAGCAGTCAGCAGAATTGAAAGCTTGGAAATATTCAAAAAAAATAGTTGACATTGAAATGCGAACCTGACATAATCCTAATTAACAAATTTACTTTAACCAATTAAATAACTTGATTAAATTATTTTCTTATCAAGAGCAGGCGGAGGGACGAGCCCGATGAAGCCCGGCAACCGATCCAGCGATAGCTGGGCACGGTGCTAATTCTTGCAGCGAAAGCTGAAAGATGAGAAGAGTTTAGTGTATTTTCTAACCTCTTCTTTGTGAAGAGGTTTTTTTATTTGTTAATAAATTAATGTCTAGCTCCAGCGCCTAGCCCCTCGATCGTTTCGGTCCGGCCAATGAAGTCAAAGAACGACTTCACTGGCCGGCCCTCCAACGCTTGTCGGGGCTGGACAAGGCGCTTGCGCTTTTCTACTGAAAGGAATTGATCTTCATGAGTGAAATTACAGCGACCTACATAGTCCATGACGCCAAACATAATCCGGAGAAAAAAGCAGAGGGAATCGCTCTTGGTTTGACAGTGGGTTCCTGGACTGACCTGCCGGAACTGGACCAAAGACAATTAAAAAAGCATAAGGGGAGAGTGGTTTCTGTAGAAGGTTCAAGTCTGGACCACAATTCAGAAACAGTGGCAACAATCAAAATCGCTTATCCTGCCCTCAATTTTTCATCAGACCTGCCAGCCATTTTGACAACTGTTTTTGGTAAACTCTCGCTTGATGGCAAAGTAAAGCTGGTTGATCTTGAATTTGGTAAAGAATTGAAAAAAGCCTTCCCGGGTCCTCGCTTCGGGATTGAAGGAATCAGGAGGAAGCTTGGTGTCCATGATCGCCCGTTGCTCATGAGCATCTTCAAAGGGGTCATCGGACGTGATATGGACTTCCTGCTAAAACAGCTTAAAAAGCAAAGCCTTGGAGGAGTGGATCTGATCAAGGACGACGAAATCCTCTTCGAGAATGAGCTTACACCGATCGAAAAGAGAGTCACGTTTGGTAAACAGGTTCTCGAGGAAGTCTATGAAACTACTGGGCACAGGACCTTATACGCGGCCAATCTGACAGGAAGGACCTCACAGTTGAAAGACAAAGCCAGAAAAGCGGCTGAACTTGGAGCTGACGCGCTATTGTTCAATGTGTTCGCCTATGGCCTCGATGTCCTGCAGGAATTAAGAGAAGATGATGAAATCGGCATTCCAATCATGGCTCACCCTGCGGTTAGTGGGGCGCTGACATCGGCTGATGAATATGGTTTTTCCCATTCATTGCTGCTCGGCAAGCTAATCCGCTATGCGGGTGCAGACTTTTCCCTATTCCCATCTCCTTATGGAAGTGTGGCCCTGGAAAAGGAGCAGGCACTCTCCATTGCGGATGCACTTACATCCAAGGATGTATTCAAGAGAGCATTTCCCGTTCCATCGGCAGGCATACATCCTGGAATGGTGCCGCTGTTAATTAATGATTTTGGAGTAGATTCAATCATAAATGCAGGCGGAGGTGTCCATGGTCATCCTGGTGGAGCGCAGGGAGGCGGCAAGGCATTCAGACAGGCTATTGAAACCGTACTCCAGGAAAAAAGCCTTGAAGAAGGCGCGCTGGAGCATGCTGAGTTGAAAACAGCTTTAGGTCTGTGGGGTTCGTCAGAGGCGGTGGCAAAGTGAGACAGCCAGTTATTTTTTGTGACTTTGACGGAACAGTAACCGAAAAGGACAATATCATTGCCATCATGAAAGAATTCGCGCCTGATGGCTGGGATGAGATTAAAGAAGCAGTGCTTGACCGCAGTATTTCAATCAGGGAAGGAGTAGGGAAAATGTTTTCCCTACTGCCGGTCTCCAAAAAGGAAGAAATTATTCAGTTTGCTGTACAGAATGCCAGGATCCGCCAAGGCTTTCAGGAATTCCTGGATTATGCGAGCGATGAAGGCATACCTGTTTACATCGTCAGCGGGGGAATTGATTTTTTCGTAGAACCTATCATTCAACAATTCGGACCCCTCGCTGGCGTTTACTGCAACAGTTCGGATTTTTCAGGAGAAACGATAAAAATTGAATGGCCCAACAGCTGCGATGATCAATGTTCAAATGATTGCGGCTGCTGTAAACCATCCATCATGAGAAAACTTGAAAAAAGCAGCGCCTATAAAATCGTCATCGGGGACTCCGTAACTGATCTGGAAGCTGCAAAACAAGCAGATCTTGTGCTTGCCAGAGACTACTTAAAGGATAAATGCGAAGAATGGGAGATAGAACATAGACCATTTGAAACGTTTTATGACTGTATTGAAGCACTTAAAACTGAGACAGGGGTGAGAGGATGAGCTCATTAGAAAGTAAGTGGGAAGAGCTGGCCGACGTCAAAGCAGAACTGGCTGAGCGTGATTGGTTCATGGGAACGAGCGGCAACCTGGCAATTAAAGTGAACAGTGACCCGGTGCAATTCCTTGTAACGGCGAGCGGGAAAGATAAGCGTAAACGGACGGATGAAGACTTTTTGCTTGTTGACCAATTCGGCCGTCCGGTTGACGAAACATGTTTAAAGCCATCGGCTGAGACACTGCTGCATGTCGAGGTATACAAAAAGACAGACGCTGGCTGCAGCCTCCATGTGCATACCATTGACAACAATGTCATCTCCGAGGTCTATGGAGACAGGGGGGAGGTACAATTCCAGGGGCAGGAATTGATTAAGGCATTTAATATTTGGGAGGAAGATGCTGTTCTTAAGATTCCTATTATTCCGAATTATGCACATATACCAACCCTGGCAAAGGCATTTTCAGAGCACGTTAAAGGGGATACTGGCGCGGTTTTGATCCGTAACCATGGAATTACTGTTTGGGGAAGGAATGCATTTGAAGCAAAGAAAATTCTTGAGGCTACGGAATTTTTATTCCGCTACCAGTTAAGGCTGCTCGAACACAAACCATTCCAACTGTTCAAGGTCGTCTAAGGAATCGTTCAGCAAACAATTAAACTAAAGGAGAGATTCACATGGCATTTATCGTAAAGCAAAACACACAGGAAAGAATACTCGATGAACAGCAGGTTGAAGCATTTCTGAATGAACAGGAAGTCATCTATGAAAAATGGGAGATCAATAAATTGCCTGCAAATCTTCAAGAAAAATTCTTGTTAACGGATGAAGAAAAACAACAAATCCTCGAAGCCTTCAAGGAGGAGATTGAAGATATCTCTGCACGCAGAGGTTACAAAGCTCAAGACGTCATTTCACTGTCAGACAATACACCGAATCTTGATCAGCTTTTGGCGAATTTCAAGCAGGAACACCATCATACAGATGATGAGGTAAGATTCATTGTCAGCGGACATGGAGTGTTTGTCATTCAGGGGAAGGACGGAGAATTTTTTGAAGTGTTCCTGAATCCTGGAGACTTGATCTCAGTCCCTGAAAATACACGGCACTACTTTACGCTTCAGGACGACAGACAGGTAGTTGCAGTTAGAATTTTCGTTACAACTGAAGGCTGGGTTCCTATTTACGAAGAGGAAAAAGTGAGCCAGTAATCAGGACAAACCACAAACTTTGTCGAAGTAAATTTTTTCAGCCGTGAATCTTGTCTTATTTTGCGATTCTATTTACATTCATCTAGGCATTTGACATAATTCTTCAAGTAATCTATTTATTTTATTAAGCAATTAAAGTAGTAGAGGAGATATAGAAGTGTATCAATCGCAAAATGCTTTGTTGAAGGAAATCGATCGCGTTAGGGAATTGATGGTGGCTTCTGCACTGGAAACAGGATATACAAGTGCTGAAACAGTCCGCCGCAGCCAGGAGCTCGACACTCTGATTTATGAATATCAGTCATTATGCAGGGAGACAGAATTACAGCGGCAAAAAACTAAAATTCTTTTCAGGCAAATGATCCTGCTCACAAAGAAACAATATATTTTATCGCATGCGTGATAACATGCAGACATACGCAAACAATTAGCCACTGCCAGTAAAACGGGCGGTGGCTAATTGTATAATAGGCAAAGATAAAAGGCAGAGGATGTACGGAATAATGGAACACGAAGGAACGGCCAATGCTTTTAGCACTTGAGAAAAATTTAACAATTTGCTCAAATTTTCACGATAATATATCTTTGTGTGATTTTTATCATATTTTTATATGTTTATTTTATATATTTTTAACATAGATAGCTTCTTATCATCATACTGTTAACACACCTCAATATGTCTCTTTACTTTCAATCACTTTTTTACATTAGACTTCTTCAGATTCGTGAATGTTTGAACCTCATATTTCACAAAACAAATTCAACTATGTTATCTACTTTTTTAATTGTTGGTACTATGCATGTAATACGATTCATATATCGTACTACATAGCATTTTATTTAAATAAGGCTGTGTGAAAAGTATTTTACTGGATTGATCATAAAATAATGTCACATAAGTCTTTAAATTCGGCTATTTTCATCTGCTCGTTTTCTGCAAGGCATAATAATTACCCTCATTTATAGAAAACGATGTTGATCCGAAAATAGCTAAAAGTAACCGCTTACAAATTAATAGTTTTACATTTTGAGGAGGGGGAAAGAGAGTATGCACATTGTCGTATGTGTCAAGCAAGTGCCCGATACGAAAATCATCAAAATCAATCCTAAGACCAATACTCTGGACAGGCGAAGCGCACCAGCCATCTTGAATCCGTATGATGCTCATGCTGTACAGGAGGCAGTCAAAATCAGGAATAAAACAGGAGGAACAATTTCAGTTCTTTCAATGGGACCTCCACAGGCAGTCGCTGTTATCAAGAAAAGTGTAGAAATTGGCGCTGATCGTGGATACCTGATTTCAGACAGGGCTTTCGCAGGTGCAGATACCCTTGCTACAAGTTATGCGCTGTCCAAAGCACTTGAAAAAATCTCGAAGGACAATCCGATCGACCTGATCATTTGCGGGAAGCATGCAATTGATGGTGATACAGGACAAGTAGGACCGGGTATTGCGCGCCGGCTTGATATTCCCCCTATCACGAATGTAATTGAAGTTTCAGAGGTTAATAAGGAAGAAAAATATGTCCATATCAAGCGCAAGCAAATTGACGGCTACGAAGTCCTGCAATCGCAGCTGCCTTGCTTGCTGACTGTGGAAAAAGAGATTAATGACATAGAGTATGCACCACTTCCTAATATGATCAATGCCGCGCGATATGAACCTGTCATCTGGTCTGTGAATGACCTTGAGGATGTTGACAAGACCCAGTTGGGACTAAAAGGATCGCCAACGATTGTCGGAAAAATGTTCAGTCCCCCTAAGCTTGAAGGCGGGAAAAGGATCGAAGGAAATCCCGATGCCCAGGTAGATCAGTTAATGGGAATTCTGATGGAAAGAAAGGACTTATTCAAATTAAAAACAGCCAACTCTTGATTGATTTAAAAGGGGGAATGCAGGATGGAAGAAAACCAGGGAGTCTGGGTATTCATTGAAGTAAATGATGGAAAAATCGAAGGAGTTTCACTGGAATTGCTTGGTGCAGGAAGGAAGCTTGCAGACAAGCTGGAAGTGCCGCTTTCCGGAGTTATGCTCGGGGAAGGTGTCATGCCTTTAGCGAATGAAGTCATCTATGCAGGTGCAGACCAGGTTTACGTTGTTGACCATCCGGTCCTAAAAGATTATCGGACTGAGTCATATATGAAGGGTGTCTGTATCCTTGCTGAAAAATACAAGCCGGAAATCTTCCTTTATGGAGCGACACCAAATGGAAAGGACTTGGCAAGTGCGGTCGCAACGGATTTAAGCACCGGTTTGACAGCGGATACTACAATGCTTGATGTCGATATCGAGAAAAGGCTGCTTGAAGCGAGCCGTCCTGCTTTTGGCGGTAATATAATGGCAACCATTCTATGTAAAAAACACAGGCCGCAAATGGCCACAGTGCGCCCTAAGGTGATGAAAGCCCTTGAAGCAGATGAAGGCAGGAAGGGAGTCATCATCGAAGAAGAGTTAGAACTTAGGGAAGAGGATATGCGCACAAAGGTGCTTAAAATTGTGAAGGACGTAACAAAAAAGGCCAGCCTGGCAGAAGCCCATGTCATCGTCGCTGGAGGAAAAGGTTTAGGCGATATCCAGGGATTCCAGCTAATTCATGAGTTAGCAGAAGTAATTGGAGCAAGTGTTGGCGGCACAAGGGATGTTGTAGAGGCAGGCTGGCTGAAGCATGAACAGCAAATAGGCCAGACTGGCGAGACCGTCACTCCGAAGATCTATTTTGCCATCGGGATCTCAGGGGCAATCCAGCATGTCGAAGGAATGAAGAACTCTGAGCTGATCATTGCTATCAACAAGGATCCGAACGCTCCGATTTTCGACGTAGCCACATATGGCATTGTTGGCGATGCATTGGAAATTGTACCGAAACTAATCAAGCAGTTCAAAGAGCTCAGCAAAGAGAAGGGCGGGGAAATGAGCTATGTCTGAAAAATTTGATGTAATCGTCGTAGGAGCCGGCCCTGCTGGAACATCATGTGCCTACAACTGTGCCAAAAGCGGATTGAAAGTATTGCTGATTGAACGTGGTGAATACCCAGGATCAAAGAACGTAATGGGCGGGGTTCTTTATCGCAAACAGATGGAGGACATCATTCCGGAATTTTGGAAGGAAGCCCCACTGGAGCGGCCGGTTGTTGAGCAGCGATTCTGGATGATGGATAAAGAATCGGTCGTCCAGTTAGGTTACAAAGGTCTCGAATGGGCAGTTGAACCATATAATAACTTTACAGTATTGCGTGCACACTTTGACCAGTGGTTCGCAAAGAAAGCGGTGGAACAGGGTGCATTGTTGATCAATGAAACTGTTGTCACTGAATGTATTGTAGAAAATGGCAAGGTTGTAGGTGTGCGTACGGATCGCCCCGATGGAGAAGCATTTGCAGATGTTGTCGTGCTTGCAGACGGTGTAAACTCCCTGCTTTCCAAACAGCTTGGCTTCCACAGGGAATTCCGTCCTGATGAGGTTGCCCTTACGGTTATGGAAGTTATCAATCTGCCAAAGGATAAAATCAATGAACGTTTTAATCTTGAAGGAAATCATGGAACGACAATTGAGATATTCGGTGATTCAACAAAAGGCAATCTTGGCACCGCCTTCCTTTATACAAACAAAGAAAGTTTGAATATTGGAGTGGGTACTACACTCTCAAGTATGATCAAAGCCAAATTGAAGCCATATGAGCTGCTTGATTATCTCAAGAAACATCCGATGGTCCGTCCTTATCTGGAGGGAGGGGAATCCGCAGAGTACCTGGCCCACTTAATTCCTGAGGGAGGATTCAATTCCGTGCCTAGGGTAGCCGGTAACGGTGTGCTTGTAGTAGGAGATGCTGCACAGCTGGTCAATGCCATCCACCGTGAGGGCTCAAACATGGCGATGGCTTCAGGCCAAATGGCTGCAGAAGCGATCGTAGAAGCCAAAAAAGATGGCGACTTTAGCGAAAACAGCCTGAACCGCTATAAAGAAGCACTGTTCGGCAGCTTTATCATTAAAGACCTCGAAAAATATAAGGATGCTGCACATACCTTTGAGACATACCCGCAGTATTTCAAGGAATATCTGCCAATGATGAACAAAGCAATGAGCAAGTTCTTTACAGTAGATGGAACACCTAAGAGAGAAAAACAAAAGGAAATCATGCGCAGCGTGACAGCTGAAAAAGGAACCTTTAAAGTAATGCAAGACATCTATCGTGCCTGGAAGGCGGTGAAATAATGTCAACGACGAACATCGAGGAAAAACAATTTCTTTTAAGGTTTAAGTGTGACACGAAATCACATCTGACAGTTTTGGACCATGACGTCTGCATGACGCAGTGTCCTGACAAACTCTGTACAGTATTCTGCCCGGCTGAAGTATACAAGTGGGAAGGGAAAAGGATGCAGGTAGGCTATGAAGGCTGTCATGAATGCGGCAGCTGCCGGATCGGCTGCCCTTACCAGAATATCAAATGGGAATATCCAAAGGGTGGACACGGCATTGTATTCAGGCTTGCTTAATGGTTAACAAGAAAAGACTGGCGGACAAAAAGTTCGCCGGTCTTTTTAGTTTCAAACATGCGAAATAATGAGTCAGAATCAGATGGGTAAATGAAATAAGTGGACTGGAAGTGGGAACAAAGAACGAAAAAAGGTGATGGTAAAAATACTTTAATAGCTAGCTTTCAATAATTGCTCTATTTACATCATATGTAAGTTAATTCACAAATGGGTTCAAAAAAAGGTGGAGCTTTAGAAAGAGGGTTTAGGGTGGGGGTTAACTGATTTTTTCTTGTTTGCGCATTGTGTGAAGCTGGTCACTAAGGATCTCTTTTTCTATATTCCGAGCTGCTTCAACAGCATCATCAAAACGGTCAAATAGAGTTGATGCATATACCGGTTTGCCCGCATCATAAATTCCTGAAGAATCAGATTTGTATATTGTCACATTCCAATTGAAATATTCACTGTCACCTTTTTGGTGCCCTTGAAGCCCAATCAATAAATGGGTATGCAGCATGTCATTCTGGATGTCGAGGAAAGCCTGTTTGTCGCTTAATCCCGCTGGCATAAGTGACTTTTGATAAAATTCTCGGTACAAATTATTCTGCAAGGTAAAATCACTCCTTTTACAATAAGCTATAACTTTATTATATGTAAGGAATGATAATATTTGAAGGTGAATTGTTAAAATTTTTAGAAATTTTAACAAAGTGTCATTTTTCCTTCACATTTTCCTAAATAAATATTAATTGTGATACCCATCACAACCTGAGATTGCATTGGTTTCTATAATGAAATTATAAAAACATATAGGAGGCCGTTAAAAATGACAGGTTGTATGAGCGGTATTAACCAGGATTCAAGTTTTACATTAAGTGCAGGTCTTCAGCAATTAAAAAATGAACATCCACCACTATTGGAGATGCTTGCGACCCTTTTGGATCTTTCACAGAAAATCGAAGAAGGGGAGCAAATGGAAGAGAATTTCTCAAGGCTTAGGGAAATGGTCATTGAGTTCCTTGCAGAGCTGGAGCCGCATTCAGAGAGGGAAGAAGGCGTGCTGTTCGAAATGATGGCAGCCTATATTGGAAGAGAAATGGGACCTATTGCGGTTATGGAATATGAACATGATCAGGCAAAGCGATTTATCGGAACGTTCCTTCATAATACAAAGGATGGTACCACAGGTTTTTCACGAGATAAGATGATTGAGAATGCCCAGATGATAAAAAATGCTAATTACACTTTGGTGAGCCACTTCGCCAAAGAGGAAAGCATTCTTTTCCCGATGGCGGAGAATATGTTCAGCGAGGAAGAAAAACAGGAATTGGCTGAACGCATTCAGTTAATATAAAGAAGACAAAAAGGGTGAAGCAGCGATTGCTTCACCCTTCCTAAATCGTTTTAAGCTTTAGTAATTGTAACTAATTTTATGTCTTTTGTATCGAAACGATAAAAAACATCATCTTCATCAGTGAATTCGATCAACCCTTCTTGATCTTTGGCATCCTGGATGGCTCCAGAAATGTCCTCCACCTCGATTGGTCGTGAAACGGAAAAATCTTTTTCGAAAAAATAATTGATCTTAAACGTAGACATGATAATCTCCCTTCATTAAATCCTCACTTTCTTTCTTTCCTTATCAGGGGCATGCCTAAACATAAAAGTGAAAATGGAAATAATTAATTCCACAAAACAGTAATTATTCGAACTTTCCTATCTGTGCCATTCAGCCAGTTTTTCATCTGAAGGAAGGAACATAGTCAGTATTCCCAGCAAGGGCAGGAATCCGACACAGATGATCATCAATGGCAATCCGATTAGGTCAGCAAGATACCCGAGACCGACTGAACCAATGGCCCCCATACCGAATGCAAGACCGACTGTCAATCCAGCCATCGTGCCGATTTTGCCTGGAACAAGCTCCTGTGCGTATACAACAGTAACAGAAAAGCTCGACATCAGGATAAAGCCGCTAAGGGTAAGCAGGGCAAAGGCGATGCTATACGGCATAAATGGGATGATGGCGGACAGAGGCGCAGCCGCAATCATTGAAATGAAAATAATATTTTTCTTGCCAAAACGATCTGCCAGCGGGCCTCCGAAAAAAGTGCCGAATGCACCGGCAACAAGGAAGGCAAATAAGAAGATTTGCGCCTCTTTAATCGATAGGCCATATTTGTCGATTGTATAGAATGCGTAGAAATTCGTCATACCTGAGATATACCAGGAACGCGCGAAAATCAAAAATAAAATCAGGACAAGCGCCATTTTGATATTTTTTGAGATACCTTTATTTACTCGTTTGTTAGCTTGATTGACCTTGGCAGCTATTTTTTCATAATCCAGTTTCCTGCTGTACCAGGCGGCGATGTATAAAAGCAGCCCAACAGCAATAGCCGCGACAATCGTAAACCATACTGCTCCAAATTGGCCGAGCGGAACAAGGATGAGTGCCGTGATCAAAGGGGCAAGGGCCTGTCCGGAGTTGCCTCCAACCTGGTAAATGGATTGTGCCAGTCCCCTGCGCGGACCGGCTGCCATATAGGCAACCCGGGAACCTTCAGGATGGAACACGGCTGACCCAAGTCCGATGAATAAAACGGAAAGAATAACAAACTCAAAGCTCGAAGCGAATGCGAGTCCAAGAACTCCGAACATGGTCGAGGTCAAACCCAGCGGCAAGGCATAAGGCATGGGCTTCTTGTCGGTTGCCATACCTATCAAAGGCTGAAGGATGGAAGAAACGATATTCAATGAAAAGGCGATCATTCCTAATTGAGTGAATGACAGACCCATCGATTTCTCAAGGATAGGGAACATGGCGGGAATGACGGATTGAATGGAGTCATTCAATAAATGTACTAACCCGATGATAAAGAGTATCTTATATGCTGTCTCATTTTGATTCTGCGGTTTGGCGCTAACGGCGGCGGCTGATTGGCTCATGTTTGTCTCCTTCTAAAAATATTTCGGTTTCCTACATATCATTTTACAGAAAAAGTCACCAGATAAAAATAGCTTTTCTGGTGAAAAATATGGTCTAATATAATTTAGAAAATACAGATTATTCATTCGGGGGAAACAGTGTATGGAAAAAGCCGTAAGCAATTTGATGAACCAAGAAATTTTAGACGAATTCCTGGGGCGCTTCGGGCTGGAGAAGGAAGTGAAGAAACTTGGGGATTTCGAGAATTATGTTTATGAAACTTATAAAAATGGCCAGCCATATATCATGAGGCTCACCCACAGTTCGCACCGGGACATGGATGAGGTATTATCTGAATTGGACTGGATGAGGCATTTGAATAGCAGAGGTTTGTCTGTTCCCGAGGTTTTTCCATCGGAAGACGGTAACTTCGCAGAAGAAATCAGGGCAGCCGATGATAGTTCATTTTATG
The window above is part of the Mesobacillus jeotgali genome. Proteins encoded here:
- a CDS encoding electron transfer flavoprotein subunit alpha/FixB family protein, which produces MEENQGVWVFIEVNDGKIEGVSLELLGAGRKLADKLEVPLSGVMLGEGVMPLANEVIYAGADQVYVVDHPVLKDYRTESYMKGVCILAEKYKPEIFLYGATPNGKDLASAVATDLSTGLTADTTMLDVDIEKRLLEASRPAFGGNIMATILCKKHRPQMATVRPKVMKALEADEGRKGVIIEEELELREEDMRTKVLKIVKDVTKKASLAEAHVIVAGGKGLGDIQGFQLIHELAEVIGASVGGTRDVVEAGWLKHEQQIGQTGETVTPKIYFAIGISGAIQHVEGMKNSELIIAINKDPNAPIFDVATYGIVGDALEIVPKLIKQFKELSKEKGGEMSYV
- a CDS encoding FAD-dependent oxidoreductase yields the protein MSEKFDVIVVGAGPAGTSCAYNCAKSGLKVLLIERGEYPGSKNVMGGVLYRKQMEDIIPEFWKEAPLERPVVEQRFWMMDKESVVQLGYKGLEWAVEPYNNFTVLRAHFDQWFAKKAVEQGALLINETVVTECIVENGKVVGVRTDRPDGEAFADVVVLADGVNSLLSKQLGFHREFRPDEVALTVMEVINLPKDKINERFNLEGNHGTTIEIFGDSTKGNLGTAFLYTNKESLNIGVGTTLSSMIKAKLKPYELLDYLKKHPMVRPYLEGGESAEYLAHLIPEGGFNSVPRVAGNGVLVVGDAAQLVNAIHREGSNMAMASGQMAAEAIVEAKKDGDFSENSLNRYKEALFGSFIIKDLEKYKDAAHTFETYPQYFKEYLPMMNKAMSKFFTVDGTPKREKQKEIMRSVTAEKGTFKVMQDIYRAWKAVK
- a CDS encoding ferredoxin family protein; protein product: MSTTNIEEKQFLLRFKCDTKSHLTVLDHDVCMTQCPDKLCTVFCPAEVYKWEGKRMQVGYEGCHECGSCRIGCPYQNIKWEYPKGGHGIVFRLA
- a CDS encoding hemerythrin domain-containing protein, with the protein product MTGCMSGINQDSSFTLSAGLQQLKNEHPPLLEMLATLLDLSQKIEEGEQMEENFSRLREMVIEFLAELEPHSEREEGVLFEMMAAYIGREMGPIAVMEYEHDQAKRFIGTFLHNTKDGTTGFSRDKMIENAQMIKNANYTLVSHFAKEESILFPMAENMFSEEEKQELAERIQLI
- a CDS encoding MFS transporter, with product MSQSAAAVSAKPQNQNETAYKILFIIGLVHLLNDSIQSVIPAMFPILEKSMGLSFTQLGMIAFSLNIVSSILQPLIGMATDKKPMPYALPLGLTSTMFGVLGLAFASSFEFVILSVLFIGLGSAVFHPEGSRVAYMAAGPRRGLAQSIYQVGGNSGQALAPLITALILVPLGQFGAVWFTIVAAIAVGLLLYIAAWYSRKLDYEKIAAKVNQANKRVNKGISKNIKMALVLILFLIFARSWYISGMTNFYAFYTIDKYGLSIKEAQIFLFAFLVAGAFGTFFGGPLADRFGKKNIIFISMIAAAPLSAIIPFMPYSIAFALLTLSGFILMSSFSVTVVYAQELVPGKIGTMAGLTVGLAFGMGAIGSVGLGYLADLIGLPLMIICVGFLPLLGILTMFLPSDEKLAEWHR